A region of Subtercola boreus DNA encodes the following proteins:
- a CDS encoding glycosyltransferase family 2 protein, with product MGSTEETVTRRRRRDNARTALPAPRRQRGTNRDTTPQPALHSVPSSFRIARARLAPALSLVLWLLYVVTVVVTVVRGDAFGDAVQLLTTMIFLLSVTLLTLSACLYLVARAGALPRFAEHRRARRIVIDEQFASQKPGLVALLPSHAEDPALVRMSLWSVALQEYPGLRVVLLLDDDPHTVDPVKRASLNECRALADEVMEQLRPLRTRVEAASAAVDSGELSATASAGIVMREHAAAAQWLRAQADAAPRSTHIEVFFRDQVLRRLAADLDGTALALHDALENGEEPLTDLRARQIMARLVNIVSVDASVFERKRYETLSHAPNKAMNLNSYLGLLGGRFREQGAGDRLSLVHIGEASEAAPAGESAGAGENGARASSPGILEVPDTDYVLTLDADSMLLPEYCLRLVHVLEQPENSRIAVAQTPYSSYRGAPTRLERLAGATTDLQHIVHQGLTAYDATFWVGANAILRRSALEDIRTETIEDGHRIVRFISDRTVIEDTESSIDIALHGWSLLNYPERLSYSATPSDFGSLVIQRRRWADGGLLILPRLHELIGLRRLQGTPMRWGQRLLRLNYLGSITWVTLGLIAVLTLYPLNGQLVTVLLLLIVVPYFVEMASDLRYLGYRRLDMVGIYGLNLLLLSVNLVGSIASVAQALTGRKARFVTTPKVSTRVPAPALYIVAPLVVMGGATAVAVRAGFDGAWGTTGFASFTALATAWGIIRLVGVRHAITDLVLGWLNWIWVEVPTVAETAPSTSPRWARVLDDGHLDRVGVAL from the coding sequence ATGGGTTCCACCGAGGAGACGGTGACCCGTCGCAGACGGCGTGACAATGCCCGCACAGCTCTGCCTGCGCCACGGCGCCAACGGGGCACGAACCGGGACACGACCCCGCAGCCGGCCCTGCACTCAGTGCCGTCGTCGTTCCGGATCGCGCGCGCCAGGCTCGCGCCGGCGCTTTCTCTGGTGCTGTGGCTCCTCTATGTCGTCACTGTGGTCGTGACCGTTGTGAGGGGCGATGCTTTCGGCGACGCGGTGCAGCTGCTCACCACGATGATCTTCCTGCTGTCGGTGACGCTTCTGACCCTGTCGGCCTGCCTGTACCTGGTCGCTCGTGCAGGGGCTCTGCCCCGTTTCGCCGAGCATCGGCGCGCGCGGCGAATCGTGATCGACGAACAGTTCGCGAGCCAGAAACCGGGTCTCGTGGCTCTGCTGCCCTCGCACGCCGAAGACCCGGCACTCGTCAGGATGTCGCTGTGGTCGGTCGCCCTGCAGGAGTATCCGGGACTGCGCGTCGTACTTCTCCTCGACGATGACCCACATACCGTGGACCCCGTGAAACGGGCCTCTCTCAACGAGTGCCGCGCGCTTGCCGACGAGGTGATGGAGCAGCTGCGACCGTTACGCACGCGCGTCGAGGCCGCGTCTGCCGCCGTGGACAGTGGGGAACTCAGTGCCACCGCGAGCGCCGGAATCGTGATGCGGGAGCATGCGGCCGCAGCGCAGTGGCTGCGCGCGCAGGCCGACGCGGCTCCCAGAAGCACCCACATCGAGGTCTTCTTCCGGGACCAGGTGCTGCGGCGGCTGGCAGCCGACCTCGACGGCACGGCCCTCGCTCTGCACGACGCGCTCGAGAACGGTGAGGAGCCGCTGACGGATCTGAGAGCACGGCAGATCATGGCCCGCCTGGTGAACATCGTGAGTGTCGACGCGAGCGTCTTCGAGCGGAAGCGTTACGAGACGCTCTCGCACGCACCCAACAAGGCGATGAACCTCAACAGCTACCTCGGCCTCCTGGGGGGTCGCTTCAGAGAGCAGGGGGCTGGTGACCGCCTCAGCCTGGTGCACATCGGGGAGGCCTCCGAGGCTGCTCCCGCAGGCGAATCCGCGGGGGCTGGAGAGAACGGCGCCAGGGCATCGTCGCCGGGCATCCTCGAGGTACCGGACACTGACTATGTGCTCACTCTCGACGCAGACTCGATGCTGCTGCCGGAATACTGCCTGCGACTCGTGCATGTGCTGGAACAACCGGAGAACAGCCGGATCGCGGTCGCGCAGACCCCGTACTCGTCATATCGAGGCGCTCCCACGCGACTCGAGCGTCTGGCAGGTGCCACCACGGACCTGCAGCACATCGTGCACCAGGGTCTGACCGCCTACGACGCGACGTTCTGGGTGGGAGCGAACGCGATCCTCCGCCGTTCCGCGCTCGAGGACATCCGCACTGAGACGATCGAAGACGGCCACCGCATCGTGCGCTTCATCTCCGACCGTACGGTCATCGAGGACACCGAGTCGAGCATCGACATCGCCCTGCACGGATGGTCGTTGCTGAACTACCCCGAACGCCTCAGTTACAGCGCGACGCCGTCCGACTTCGGTTCGCTGGTCATCCAACGTCGCCGGTGGGCCGATGGCGGCCTTCTGATCCTGCCTCGCCTGCACGAGCTGATCGGCCTCCGCCGTCTGCAGGGAACGCCCATGCGATGGGGGCAGCGCCTTCTCCGACTGAACTATCTGGGCTCGATCACCTGGGTCACTCTGGGTCTCATCGCGGTGCTGACCCTCTACCCGCTGAACGGACAGCTCGTCACAGTGCTTCTCCTCTTGATCGTGGTGCCCTACTTCGTCGAGATGGCCTCCGATCTGCGGTACCTCGGCTACCGCCGCCTTGACATGGTGGGCATCTACGGGCTGAATCTCCTGCTGCTGTCCGTCAACCTCGTCGGCTCGATCGCCTCTGTCGCCCAAGCGCTCACCGGCAGGAAGGCCCGCTTCGTGACCACGCCCAAGGTGAGCACCCGCGTACCGGCGCCGGCACTCTACATCGTCGCCCCACTCGTGGTCATGGGGGGTGCAACGGCGGTTGCGGTGCGGGCAGGCTTCGACGGGGCGTGGGGGACAACGGGGTTCGCCTCGTTCACCGCTCTCGCCACGGCCTGGGGGATCATCCGGCTCGTCGGTGTTCGTCATGCGATCACCGACCTGGTACTCGGCTGGCTGAACTGGATCTGGGTGGAGGTGCCGACCGTGGCTGAGACAGCTCCGTCGACTTCGCCGCGGTGGGCACGTGTGCTTGACGACGGTCACCTCGACAGGGTGGGTGTGGCGCTGTGA